A region of Verrucomicrobiia bacterium DNA encodes the following proteins:
- a CDS encoding urease accessory UreF family protein, with protein sequence MMWHQLQPERGEPADWLGNWHPLAEQLGSTNGLAALRDVSLSMQVPIVHDLASLQLFLETYQRQILVPHELPAIQRAFDHTCRHEVRELCAYDREIALEPALQAFAEASRRVGQTELQKLRPLRDERIIRRYSDAVERNEANAWHTLVYGVTLAIYSMPLRQGLLGYGYQTTRGFIYSAARQLQLSEKECRDLLDQLCASLPETIEALIAQRAAA encoded by the coding sequence ATGATGTGGCATCAGCTGCAACCTGAACGCGGCGAACCCGCGGATTGGCTTGGCAACTGGCACCCGCTCGCTGAGCAACTGGGTTCCACCAACGGCCTTGCCGCGCTGCGCGATGTTTCGCTTTCCATGCAGGTGCCGATTGTCCACGATCTCGCCTCGCTGCAATTATTCCTCGAGACCTACCAACGCCAGATTCTGGTTCCGCACGAGCTTCCTGCGATTCAACGCGCCTTCGATCACACCTGCCGCCACGAGGTTCGCGAACTCTGCGCCTATGACCGGGAGATTGCTCTGGAACCGGCGCTCCAAGCGTTCGCAGAAGCAAGCCGCCGCGTCGGCCAGACTGAATTGCAGAAACTGCGCCCGCTTCGTGACGAGCGGATCATCCGCCGTTACTCGGACGCAGTGGAACGCAACGAGGCCAACGCCTGGCACACGCTCGTGTATGGTGTGACCCTTGCGATCTATTCCATGCCGCTGCGGCAGGGCTTGCTCGGTTACGGATATCAGACCACCCGCGGGTTCATTTATTCTGCCGCCCGCCAGCTGCAGCTTTCCGAAAAGGAATGTCGCGATTTGCTCGACCAGCTCTGCGCCAGTCTTCCCGAAACGATCGAGGCCCTGATCGCCCAGCGCGCCGCCGCCTGA
- a CDS encoding rod-binding protein, whose protein sequence is MNVAPLPSDLNAAEVPLERLAANGSLSEEQKVGEAARQFEAMLVRQILESTSKSVIPSTFTEDSTASGIYRDMINNQLADSISRSGSVGLAQILAREFSRQNCGKDAPPAALLNESTQAPAAAIQKFLTSPKFASPTPS, encoded by the coding sequence ATGAACGTTGCCCCGCTCCCTTCCGACCTCAATGCCGCTGAAGTTCCACTGGAACGGCTCGCCGCCAATGGATCGCTCAGCGAGGAACAGAAAGTCGGCGAAGCCGCCCGGCAGTTCGAAGCCATGCTCGTACGGCAGATTCTTGAGAGCACCAGCAAATCCGTTATCCCATCGACCTTCACCGAAGATTCCACCGCCAGCGGCATTTACCGCGACATGATCAACAACCAGCTCGCCGACAGCATTTCCCGGTCGGGCTCAGTTGGCCTGGCGCAGATTCTCGCGCGTGAGTTCTCGCGGCAGAATTGCGGCAAGGATGCCCCTCCCGCAGCGCTTTTGAATGAGTCCACCCAGGCGCCGGCCGCTGCCATCCAAAAATTTTTGACCTCTCCCAAATTCGCCAGTCCGACCCCGAGCTAA
- the flgA gene encoding flagellar basal body P-ring formation chaperone FlgA: MMRFATQLLILITALSLGKPALRAADTAKAPETPAPATRQFSESDLLELLTSSLQDEYIKDRGELELRFTRPVPARPVPDEPLAIKVLDMPANGVTPTFIIRFELRTDTETVASWQCSVQARVWREVWVARSAVKRGEPIAQADLDRQRRDVLTLREPLAEFDAGDPTLELNEPLQRGAPVLARSVKARPVIRRGQTADALVQDGPLSITMKVEALEDGAPGQIIRARNPQTRRDIRGKVLNEQTIQLLL; encoded by the coding sequence ATGATGCGATTCGCCACTCAGTTATTGATCCTGATCACCGCCCTGTCTTTGGGCAAGCCGGCGCTGCGCGCGGCCGACACTGCGAAGGCTCCCGAAACGCCCGCGCCAGCCACACGGCAGTTCTCCGAATCCGACCTGCTCGAACTGCTCACGTCATCGCTTCAGGACGAATACATCAAGGACCGCGGCGAACTTGAACTACGCTTCACGCGTCCCGTGCCGGCGCGCCCTGTTCCCGACGAACCGCTCGCCATCAAGGTGCTGGACATGCCCGCGAACGGCGTTACGCCAACTTTCATCATTCGCTTTGAACTGCGCACAGACACGGAAACCGTTGCAAGCTGGCAATGTTCCGTCCAGGCGCGGGTCTGGCGGGAAGTATGGGTCGCCCGCTCAGCTGTCAAACGCGGCGAACCTATCGCGCAGGCAGATCTCGATCGTCAACGCCGCGACGTGCTCACGTTGCGCGAACCGCTCGCTGAGTTCGATGCCGGCGATCCCACGCTGGAACTGAACGAACCCTTGCAACGCGGCGCTCCTGTGCTGGCGCGCTCCGTTAAAGCCCGCCCCGTGATTCGACGGGGGCAAACAGCTGATGCGCTTGTCCAGGACGGACCCCTGAGCATCACCATGAAGGTCGAAGCCCTCGAAGACGGGGCGCCCGGCCAGATCATTCGCGCGCGCAATCCCCAAACGCGCCGCGACATCCGCGGAAAGGTCCTGAATGAACAAACTATCCAACTCCTGCTCTAA
- the flgL gene encoding flagellar hook-associated protein FlgL, giving the protein MRVTGNSFTTNFLSQVGKLTARQQQLQTQAATGQRVFSPGDDPAAMQRAMALRAEQGSLSQYNSNIAVLRDRASNAFNSLKSIKTLSDRAGELATLADGTRSPAELTSFATEVSQLIKQAVHTMNAKYGDQHLFGGTAGDQPPFSFEEDANGNVVSVTYHGNTSVPETEIAAGSTLAVDTPGANAAGTGARGVVSDARSGADFFNHLISLQDHLLAADTASIINNDRAALLRDEENFLYQLSNNGVLQSRLETAKTAAAMRSESLEGMLSKEADADLTETLVQLSQAQTSYQAALQSGASLMRLSLMDYLR; this is encoded by the coding sequence ATGCGCGTTACTGGCAACTCCTTCACGACAAACTTTCTCAGCCAGGTTGGAAAGCTCACGGCCCGGCAGCAGCAACTGCAAACCCAGGCTGCCACGGGGCAGCGCGTGTTCTCGCCCGGCGACGATCCGGCGGCCATGCAGCGCGCCATGGCACTGCGCGCCGAGCAGGGTTCGCTTTCCCAGTACAACAGCAACATCGCGGTCCTGCGGGATCGCGCGAGCAACGCCTTTAACTCGCTCAAGAGCATCAAAACACTTTCGGACCGCGCCGGAGAATTGGCGACGCTCGCGGACGGCACCCGCTCACCCGCGGAACTGACCAGTTTCGCAACGGAAGTCTCACAACTGATCAAGCAGGCCGTCCATACGATGAACGCCAAATATGGCGATCAGCATCTCTTTGGCGGCACCGCCGGCGATCAACCTCCGTTCAGCTTCGAAGAGGATGCGAACGGCAACGTCGTGAGTGTCACGTACCACGGAAACACGTCTGTGCCCGAGACCGAGATTGCTGCGGGATCGACGCTTGCCGTTGACACGCCCGGTGCCAACGCGGCAGGCACAGGCGCGCGCGGGGTTGTTTCCGATGCACGCAGCGGCGCTGATTTCTTCAACCACCTGATTTCCCTCCAGGATCATCTGCTCGCCGCCGACACAGCCTCCATCATCAACAATGACCGCGCGGCACTGCTGCGCGACGAGGAAAACTTTCTCTATCAGCTGAGCAACAACGGCGTTCTTCAGAGCCGCCTCGAAACGGCAAAGACGGCTGCCGCGATGCGCTCGGAATCGCTTGAAGGGATGCTGTCCAAGGAGGCGGATGCGGACCTTACTGAAACCCTCGTGCAACTCAGCCAGGCTCAAACATCGTATCAGGCCGCATTGCAAAGCGGCGCAAGCCTGATGCGCTTGTCGCTGATGGATTACTTGCGTTGA
- a CDS encoding DUF1328 family protein, whose protein sequence is MLNYALLFLVVALIAGALGFFAVAGLAATIAKVLFVVFLVLFLVSLINRGRRGSGV, encoded by the coding sequence ATGCTAAACTATGCACTGTTATTCCTGGTGGTCGCGCTGATCGCTGGAGCGCTCGGCTTCTTCGCCGTCGCCGGCCTCGCCGCAACCATCGCGAAAGTCCTGTTCGTTGTGTTCCTGGTCCTGTTCCTCGTCTCGCTCATCAACCGCGGCCGCCGCGGATCAGGAGTGTAG
- the flgN gene encoding flagellar export chaperone FlgN — MKELLQHLIESLREELKEYGEMLALLDLQQELVVHRRPQDLLECVTAINSQAETIATAREEREQRRRHAAVQLNLHEDSSFNVLIPHFPPEYRPLIHALVQENNELLIRVQQRARQNHLLLNRVVELMQRFLSTLFPGAAPTTYNGTGHTLSAVLPQRPLYDAIG, encoded by the coding sequence ATGAAAGAGCTTTTGCAACATTTGATCGAATCACTCCGCGAGGAACTCAAGGAGTATGGCGAGATGCTCGCCCTGCTCGACCTGCAACAGGAATTAGTCGTGCATCGCAGACCCCAGGATCTTCTTGAGTGTGTCACCGCGATCAACTCCCAGGCAGAGACGATCGCCACCGCGCGGGAGGAACGCGAGCAACGCCGCCGGCATGCCGCCGTCCAGTTGAACCTCCACGAAGATTCGAGCTTCAACGTCCTTATTCCACATTTCCCGCCCGAATATCGCCCGCTCATCCATGCGCTCGTGCAGGAAAACAACGAGCTCCTGATACGCGTGCAGCAGCGCGCACGGCAAAATCACCTGCTCCTCAACCGCGTTGTCGAGCTGATGCAACGCTTTCTTTCCACGCTGTTTCCCGGCGCCGCGCCGACGACTTACAACGGAACAGGACATACCCTCAGCGCCGTATTGCCGCAACGCCCGCTGTACGACGCGATCGGCTGA
- a CDS encoding flagellar basal body P-ring protein FlgI — translation MPLVPRSLRLKTGCRVPAHAAMVSAAPGFGGSADGHCHRPSSDAVSAKAATTKASTLFTSAYGLLFKPSLLAFIGCLLCLANAQAAGVRVRDLVMVAGARDNQLVGYGLVAGLAGDGDKDPVYTKQTVANMLQRYGINVPPTTLSSKNVAVVMITADIPAFIKSGGRLDVQVASMGDAKSLQGGVLLQTPLFGADNKVYAVAQGPISVGGFSAGQGGGGGATVTKNHPTVAQIIGGAIVEREIPTVIVRENTIELLLREPGFTSASRLALAINNAFTNSASAVDATSVRVRMPAGTEGSPVDFIARLENLEVTPEIPARIIINERTGTIVATSQIRVSSCAVSHGNITINVASTLNVSQPSPFSNTGSTVVTPTTTTEVTESKSSLVPLPEMPTIEKVASALNSLGVTPRDVMAIFQAMKQAGALQAELIIR, via the coding sequence ATGCCTCTCGTTCCACGCTCCCTTCGTTTGAAAACCGGCTGCCGGGTCCCGGCGCATGCGGCCATGGTGTCGGCTGCCCCCGGTTTTGGCGGCTCTGCGGATGGTCACTGCCATAGACCCAGCAGTGATGCTGTTTCTGCAAAGGCCGCGACAACAAAAGCGAGCACCCTGTTTACGAGCGCATACGGACTGCTCTTCAAGCCATCCCTGCTCGCGTTCATCGGATGCCTCCTGTGCCTTGCGAATGCGCAGGCAGCGGGCGTGCGGGTTCGCGACCTCGTCATGGTCGCAGGCGCGCGTGATAACCAGCTCGTCGGTTACGGCCTCGTCGCTGGCCTGGCTGGCGACGGCGACAAGGATCCGGTTTACACCAAGCAAACCGTTGCGAACATGCTGCAGCGCTACGGCATCAATGTCCCGCCGACAACGCTTTCATCAAAGAATGTCGCGGTCGTGATGATTACCGCGGATATCCCGGCGTTCATCAAGTCTGGAGGACGTCTCGATGTGCAGGTTGCGTCCATGGGAGATGCGAAATCATTGCAGGGCGGCGTGCTCCTGCAAACGCCTCTCTTTGGCGCAGACAACAAGGTTTACGCAGTCGCGCAAGGACCCATCTCCGTCGGCGGATTCTCCGCAGGCCAGGGCGGCGGCGGCGGAGCGACTGTGACGAAGAATCATCCCACCGTGGCCCAGATCATCGGAGGAGCCATCGTGGAACGCGAGATTCCGACCGTCATCGTTCGTGAAAACACGATCGAGCTCCTGCTGCGCGAACCAGGGTTCACATCAGCATCGCGCCTGGCATTGGCAATCAACAACGCCTTCACCAACAGCGCCTCAGCCGTGGACGCCACATCGGTCCGCGTGCGCATGCCCGCCGGCACGGAAGGTTCGCCCGTCGATTTCATCGCGCGCCTTGAAAACCTCGAGGTAACGCCCGAAATTCCCGCCCGCATCATCATCAACGAACGCACTGGAACCATCGTCGCCACTTCGCAAATCCGCGTCTCCAGCTGCGCTGTGTCGCACGGCAACATCACGATCAACGTCGCTTCCACACTCAACGTTTCGCAGCCCAGCCCGTTCAGCAACACCGGCAGCACGGTCGTCACTCCCACCACGACCACGGAAGTCACCGAAAGCAAGTCGTCACTCGTGCCGCTGCCTGAGATGCCGACGATCGAAAAGGTGGCATCAGCGCTCAACTCTCTCGGTGTGACCCCGAGGGACGTGATGGCGATTTTCCAGGCCATGAAGCAGGCGGGCGCGCTCCAGGCGGAGCTGATCATTCGCTGA
- a CDS encoding flagellar basal body L-ring protein FlgH, translating into MNKLSNSCSKLPRAPRARRHLNSLAVAALLAGPCVVPAQSIWQDRATPMYSDKRGTAVGDIITIVVQENTTTSKDNKTATSKQSAMDASIASFLYSPAASGLLTKGGQLPAIKMSSKNDFSGGGTIANTERMIARVAVQVIDVLPNRNLIVEGKRETSFSGEKQTVVLRGVVRENDVLANNTVFSYNVADATIQIVSKGTISDTQRKGWFSRIWDKVTPF; encoded by the coding sequence ATGAACAAACTATCCAACTCCTGCTCTAAGCTCCCGCGCGCGCCTCGCGCACGCCGTCACCTCAACAGCCTCGCAGTCGCCGCCCTCCTGGCTGGCCCCTGCGTCGTCCCTGCTCAATCCATCTGGCAGGATCGCGCCACTCCCATGTATTCCGACAAGCGCGGAACCGCCGTCGGAGATATCATCACCATCGTTGTCCAGGAGAACACCACGACGTCAAAGGACAACAAGACCGCGACGAGCAAACAATCCGCCATGGACGCGAGCATCGCATCGTTCCTCTACAGCCCTGCTGCAAGCGGGTTGCTGACAAAAGGCGGGCAGCTGCCTGCGATCAAGATGAGTTCGAAGAATGATTTCAGCGGCGGCGGCACCATCGCCAACACCGAACGAATGATCGCGCGCGTCGCAGTGCAGGTCATCGATGTCCTCCCCAATCGCAACCTGATCGTGGAAGGCAAGCGCGAGACTTCGTTCTCGGGCGAAAAACAAACGGTCGTGCTGCGCGGCGTGGTTCGCGAAAACGATGTTTTGGCCAATAACACGGTGTTCAGTTACAACGTCGCAGACGCCACCATCCAGATCGTTTCAAAGGGAACGATCAGCGATACCCAGCGCAAGGGCTGGTTCAGCCGCATCTGGGACAAAGTCACCCCTTTCTAA
- a CDS encoding ribonuclease H-like domain-containing protein encodes MKNIVYFDLETQKSADDVGGWDKISNMGMSIGVTYSTARGDYRIYSEKQVDDLIHELQRADLVVGFNNLRFDYEVLHGYTALDLRQLPTLDMMLDLQATLQHRLSLDSIATATFGVEKTAEGLQAIEWYRAGKLMNIAEYCCYDVKITRLVHEYGCSNRQLFYHNRFGKKLSVSVGWNP; translated from the coding sequence ATGAAGAACATCGTGTATTTCGATCTGGAAACCCAGAAGTCTGCGGACGACGTCGGCGGCTGGGACAAAATCAGCAACATGGGAATGAGCATCGGCGTCACCTACAGCACGGCTCGCGGCGACTACCGGATCTACAGCGAAAAACAAGTCGATGACCTCATCCACGAACTGCAGCGGGCCGACCTCGTCGTGGGTTTCAATAACCTGCGCTTCGATTATGAAGTGCTGCACGGTTACACCGCACTCGACCTTCGACAGCTTCCAACACTCGACATGATGCTCGACCTGCAGGCGACCCTGCAGCATCGGCTCTCGCTGGACTCCATTGCCACTGCGACGTTCGGGGTCGAGAAAACTGCGGAAGGACTGCAGGCGATCGAGTGGTATCGCGCAGGCAAGCTGATGAACATCGCGGAGTATTGTTGTTACGACGTGAAGATCACCCGTCTCGTCCACGAATACGGCTGCTCCAATCGCCAGCTGTTCTATCACAACCGGTTCGGAAAGAAGCTCAGCGTCTCCGTTGGTTGGAATCCTTAG
- the flgK gene encoding flagellar hook-associated protein FlgK yields the protein MLGLFGTLNLGTRSLQTQQAGVEVTGQNLANVNNPAYARQRIQIQTSLAIPSEHGPVGTGAEAIGVEQLRNGLIDAQIRSEQSVGGYWLAQQSGLSNLQLRLSEYLDRGAGSVNGSSDPSSPGSLGLSSALTNLFNSFQAVSASPASLPHKQALISSAETLAKRFNEVAAGIGGVRDVLNTAIAGDVNSANALLGDIATLNDQIARAEMPAGGTANDLRDLRQQKLESLAKLVDFDTATASDGSLTVSIGGTEFVSGKHVTDRLATFGRTGEFNGPDEIVVVSAKTQAVLGIQGGSIAGSIGMRDGSLEKLQEDLDTFASALIDEVNALHSSGPSGLDFFTGNSAATIGVNATLRDDPSQFQSSGSGASGDNSIALALAQLGGQKLGALGNLTLSDFFGKVTASVGHALSDATTQVTNFETISNALLRQRDAISGVSIDEEMTNLLTYQKAYQASAKIVSTVDEMLDIIINLKR from the coding sequence ATGCTCGGACTCTTCGGCACATTGAATCTAGGCACGCGCTCACTGCAGACGCAGCAGGCTGGCGTGGAAGTAACGGGCCAGAATCTGGCGAACGTTAATAACCCCGCCTACGCGCGGCAGCGCATCCAGATCCAGACCAGCCTGGCCATTCCGTCAGAGCATGGACCGGTCGGAACGGGCGCCGAAGCCATCGGGGTCGAACAACTGCGCAACGGCCTCATTGACGCGCAGATTCGATCCGAGCAAAGCGTCGGCGGCTACTGGCTCGCGCAACAGAGCGGACTGTCAAACCTGCAGCTTCGCCTGAGCGAATATCTCGATCGCGGAGCAGGCAGCGTCAACGGAAGTTCCGATCCGAGCAGTCCCGGTTCGCTGGGTCTTTCCAGCGCCCTCACAAATCTCTTCAACAGTTTTCAGGCGGTCTCGGCATCACCCGCCTCCCTGCCCCACAAGCAGGCCTTGATCAGCAGCGCCGAAACCCTCGCCAAGCGTTTCAACGAAGTCGCCGCTGGAATTGGGGGCGTGCGCGATGTCCTGAACACGGCGATCGCCGGCGATGTCAACTCAGCCAACGCATTGCTGGGCGACATCGCCACTCTCAATGATCAGATCGCCCGGGCGGAAATGCCCGCGGGCGGCACGGCAAACGATTTGCGCGACCTGCGCCAGCAGAAGCTCGAGTCCCTCGCCAAACTCGTGGATTTCGATACCGCGACGGCCAGCGACGGATCATTGACCGTCAGCATCGGCGGCACCGAATTCGTCTCCGGGAAACACGTGACGGATCGTCTTGCCACCTTCGGCCGGACGGGTGAGTTCAACGGCCCCGATGAGATCGTCGTGGTCAGCGCGAAAACTCAGGCAGTGCTCGGGATCCAGGGCGGCTCCATCGCGGGATCCATTGGAATGCGCGATGGATCGCTTGAGAAACTCCAGGAGGATCTCGACACCTTCGCTTCGGCTCTGATCGATGAAGTCAACGCGCTGCACAGTTCCGGACCTTCAGGCCTTGATTTCTTCACGGGCAACAGCGCAGCCACCATCGGCGTGAATGCAACGTTGCGTGACGACCCTTCTCAATTTCAATCCAGCGGCAGCGGAGCTTCGGGTGACAATTCCATCGCCCTTGCGCTCGCCCAGCTGGGAGGACAAAAACTGGGAGCGCTCGGGAATCTGACACTTTCCGACTTTTTTGGAAAAGTAACGGCTTCCGTCGGACATGCGTTGTCGGACGCCACGACGCAGGTGACCAACTTCGAAACGATCAGCAACGCCCTCCTCCGCCAGCGAGATGCCATCAGCGGTGTTTCGATCGATGAGGAGATGACCAACCTGCTCACCTATCAGAAGGCATACCAGGCATCCGCAAAGATCGTCAGCACCGTCGACGAGATGCTCGACATCATCATCAACCTGAAACGTTAA